GCtgatatctcctccatgctcttgagacagtACCAggaaacacagcaaaccttcttgcgaaggcacgtatggatgtgccagcctggaggaactggactacctgtgcaacctgaatgggctacaggtaccgcctcatgctaccagtagtgacaaggacactagcaaaaagCAAAGCTagtgaagaatcagtcaggaaggatcatgagagagcaattgtctgtggccaccacctgcaaaaccattccctttttgggggttgtcttgctgttgtctctccagtgtacctattgtcactttcatttgcaccaaaacagctgATTTACAATCGCTtatggacagattgatatccctgaatttAATTGGCTTAGTTTTATATTGTGATGATCACATGTGATgatcccttaatttttttgagagtGTTATTATAACTATTTACTATAGGTTTAATTGGTTGTGCTCTCAATTGTGTGGCTTTTAACAAAAGCAATgtttaatctttattttttaccagGTTAATAATTAGATGACTTGGTTATGATGAAGTAGATATTACTGTAGGAATATGCTATTTATTCTGGTCTTATAATAGAATCAGATTGGGACATTGCGTTAATTTCAACAATCTTAAAGGGAGACAGTTGAGGATACAGTCTCATAAACAACGgcaatcagccaatcagcattcaggattcaaatccCATGGTTTATACATAAGCAATAAGTCAATCAaattcagtcaatcaaatgtatttataatgccctgtttacatcagcagttgtcacaaaacacccggccttaaaccccaaggagcaaacaaaaatagtgttgaatttcagtgggtaggaaaaactccctaagaaggctgacatttaggaagaaacctagagaggaaccaggctcagaggggtgaccagacctcttctggctgtgccgggtgaacatattaagagtacaagttgtaataataaatgcatgtcaaGAAGGGGCTGTGGTcgatggccaatataccatggctaagagatGTTCTTATGCACAACGCATTCCAAAGCTCTTAGCTGGGGTATATCGGCAATACATCACAAACCCCCGAGATGCCTTGTTGCACCGGTTAACAATGTaataacagcaaaaaaaaaaaggtgtatGTTTTGTCATACCCTTGGTATACGATGTGATTTGATTTTTCCTTTATCCAATATTACCAAAACACAATAGCTAAAAGGCTTATTACCTAAGTATACACTGTGTATACAAGTTTAagtcattaaaaaacaaatgacataTCACACATTTCCAAATACTAAAAGATTATTTTTGATTGATGGAACAATGCCTCTTGGCTGCAGGTTTTGCGGTCACATTCACACTGATGGATCCAGTGCCACAGAGATTCAGGGCAGCCTACCACGCATTTGGACTTCTGTCATTCGGCCAGGGACTGTGCACCATGGCCCTGACTCTGACGGCACAACAGTGTGTAAGTACAGCTGTTGGTATATTTGGACACACTTTTGCAATAGAATTACTTGGGGATGGGACATCTTCTCCATTGTCAGAAGCAGAATCATCTTTAACAACTACCAACATTTacatacagatttttttctgtGACTAATGGTGCTGCTATTGGTAAACAACATATAGAGACAGCACATAAAACAATATATGCAAAGAGGACAAACAGTTATTTAATTTTGGGTGAAAGAAATCcctcttttttgttgtttccaAAATGTAGCAAGCAAATACACCAACAGGCAAGCAGTGTCCAGTAGATTGAGGCAAACTCACAGTGCTTTTATTGTGGTGTTGGTCAAGGTTTTATTATGGTGTTGGTCAAGGTTTTATTATGGTGTTGGTCAAGGTTTTATTATGGTGTTGGTCAAGGTTTTATTGTGGTGTTGTTCATGGTTTTATTgctctgaaaaaaatgacaCATCAAGCCTTTAAATATTTCTGCAGGTGAAAACAACTCCGGAGCTGTACTATTTGTCCAGTATTCTATCGTTAGCTTGTATCCTGAGTACTGGTAGGTCTTCGTCACAGTACTcgacacactttttttttttaggagagGACTAATTATGCACTTACAACTGATTTGTATATTTCTTTCCAGCCTTCTTCTTGATGAAAGGAGGACTCTGGGTAACAACCCAAAGGCTATCCTTGCTTGGCCAGAGAGGGAACAATATCTAACAAGTCCAATCTACTCTAGGTTGCTATTAGATACTCCACAGAACCAATCATCCATTATTGATGCCTTTTACAGGCTACTGCTATCATGTGTTATtgttatacagtatgttgtaGTATGTGTGACTTACtcctgaaatattttgtttcatacaCTGGAACAAAATAGTATCCATCTCTAGAGTAAATCTCtttgtattctgtttaaatgGCCACCACTGTCATCAAGTCAGCATATAGGGCTTCCCATTTCTTTGATGAAGCAAAAGCCGTATCTAGCCCCCCAGAAATACAGAGGTCATAAGTCGCAGAAACCCAACCCCTGAGAAAATTTGAATtccataatttaaatgtatatcaTTTTTGAGAGTTCAGAGAGCAATGTTATGAATGTTATAATCATATTGAAAGTAGATCATGTTTTGTCAACATATGTTCAACTTACCTACAATGCTTTAATGCCTTTGATTTCAAAGTTGATATCAATGTTTAATTAATGCAAAGAGAAACTTCTGCCCTTTAAACACTTGAATCAATACAAAACACTTTGAAGAAAAATATTGAAGTTAATCACAGTAGAGAAATACATTACAAGAGTGTCAATTTGGGATGTATATATGTTCAAGTCAAAGATATAGCAAATACTTTCTGTGCCCACTGCCTGTCCCTTTCTCTTTGTTTCCTCTCTGGACACAACTGAAAtaatatagtggggagaacaagtatttgatatactgcctatttagcaggttttcctacttacaaagcatgtagaggtctgtaaattGTATCATAGGttcactttaactgtgagagacagcatttaaaacaaaaatccagaaaatcacattgcatgatttttaaataatgaatttgcattctattgcatgacataagtatttgatcacctaccaaccagttagaattccaactctcacagacatgttagtttttttttgagaagccctcctgttctccactcattacctgtattaactgcacctgtttgaacttgtcacctgtataaaagacaccagtccacacactcaatcaaacagattccaacctctccacaatggccaagaccagagagctgtgtaaggacatcagggataaaactggagacctgcacaaggctgggatgggctacaggacaataggcaagcagcttggtgagaaggcaacaactgttggcgcaattattagaaaatggaagaagttcaagatgacggtcaattaaaatcctacagcgcacacaaggtccccctgctcaagccagcgcatgtccaggcccgtctgaagtttgccattgactgtctggatgacccagaggaggaatgggagaaggtcatgtggtctgatgagacaaaaattgagctttttggtctaaactccactcaccgtgtttggaggaagaagaatgatgagtacatccccaagaacaccatcccaaccgtgaagcatggaggtggaaacatcattctttggggatgcttttctgcaaaggggacaggacgactgcaccgtattgaggggaggatatatggggccatgtatcgcgagatcttggccaacaacctccttccctcagtaagagcattgaagatgggtcgtggctgggtcttccagcatgacaacgatccgaaacacacagccagggcaactaaggagtggctccgtaagaagcatctcaaggtcctggagtggcttagccagtctccaggcctgaacccaatagaaaatctttggagggagctgaaagtctgtattgcccagcgacagccccgaaacctgaaggatctggagaaggtctgtatggaggagtgggccaaaatccctgctgcagtgtgtgcaaacctggtcaagaactacaggaaacgtatgatctctgtaattgcaaacaaaggtttctgtaccaaataataagttctgcttttctgatgtatcaaatacttatgtcatgcaatatcatgcaaattaattagcTGAaactcatacaatgtgattttcaggatttttgttttagattccgtcactcacagttgaagagtacctatgatagaaattacagacttctacctaatttgtaagtgggaaaacctgcacaatcggcagtgtatcaaatacttgttctcccaactgtatatttaaatacaaattcatTGTATTACATACAGCATGTGAGATGTAGATTGTATAAGttctaaaatgtatgtgttaggAAGAGCATGTATAGTCGtatcatttataaataattggaTGTTTGGATCAGAAGTTTCATTTTGATCTATCAAATAACTGATGGACACATTTGGTTTATTGgatgaacagaaaatgtgcaatatgcatcaaaatgaaattagacAGGTGCATAGATTTGGGCATCCCAAATGAAAAATCACATCAATATTTAGTAGAGCCTccttttgcaaaaataacagCCTCTAGACGCTTCCTATAGCCTCTAATGCGTGTCTGGATTCTGGATGAAGGTATTTTGGACCATTCCAAAATATCTGCAGTTCAGTTAGGTTTGATGGTTGCTGAGCATGGACAGCCTGCTTCaaatcatcccacagattctcaatgatattcaggtctggggactgggatggccattccagaacttTGTACTTGTTCCTCTGCATTAATGGCCGGGtagattttgagcagtgttttgggtcgttgtcttgttgaaatatccaGCCCCGGCGTAATGTCAACTTTGTGACTGATTCTTCAACATTATTCTCAACAATCTGTTGATATCGAGTGGAATCCATGCGACCCTCAACTTTAACACAATTCCCAGTACAAGcactggctacacagccccacagcatgatggaaCCTCCACCAAATTTGACTGTGGGTAGCAAGTGTTTTTCTTGAAacgctgtgttcttttgccgccATGCCCCTTGTTATGACCAAATAACTCAATCTTTGTTTGATCAGTCCACAGCACCCTCATTCCAAAATGAAGCTGGCTTGTCCAAATGTGCATTTGCATACCTCAAGCGACTCTGTTTGTGGCGTGTGTGCAGAAAAGGCTTCTTCCGCATCACTCTCCCGTACAGCTTCTCCTTGTGCGAAGTGCTCTGAATTGTTGAACGATGCACAGTGACACCATCTGCAGCAAGATGATGTTGTAGGTCTTTGGAGGTGGTCTGTTTTTGACCATTCTCACCATCCTTCGCCTTTGCCTCTAAGATATTTTACTTGGCCTGTCACTTCTGGCCTTAACAAGAACTGTGCCTGTGGTCTTCCATTTCCTCACTATGTTCCTCACAGTGGACACTGACAGCTTAAATCTCTGCGATAGCTTTTTGTAGCCTTCCCCTAAACCCTAATGTTGAATAATTTTTGTTTTCAGGTCATTTGAGAGTTGTTTTGAGGCCCCCATGTTGCCACGCTTCAGAGGAGAGTCAAAGAGAACAACAACTTGCAATTGGCCACCTTAAATACCTTTTCTCATGATTGGATGCACTTGTCTTTGAAGTTCAAGGATTAATGAGCTCACCAAACTAATTGTGGGTTCCAATTAATCAGTGCTAAGTAGTTACAGGtattcaaatcaacaaaatgacatgGGTGCCCAAATCTTTGCATAGCCTATTTTTCACAttgatttaatttcatacaACTTAATATTGCTACAGTAAAACTCTTTGTCTGGAAAATACCCCAGTACTCAGCTTTTATTCGAAAATGAATGGCATGCCACTGTGATAATTTTCTGTGACGACAGAGTAAATTATTATGCAGCCTCAGAGGGGTGCCTAAACTTTTTCATACCACTGTATATGTAATTAATATATGTTCAGTAAAATTGGACAAGACTGCAATATTCGCCAATTCTTCATTTCAGAACTGTTCAAGCTCTGTTACAATTGCTCATGGGCTgcactcttcaggtcattccacagattctcaatggaGTTTAAAtggttgctttggcagtgtgcttttggtcattgtcatgttgaagcATGAACCATCTTCCCATTTTCAACTTCCTGTCAGAGGGCCGCAGGTTCTCCTCAAGAATCTGTTGGTATTTTGAACTCTCCATtttcccttctatcctgacTCTAGTCCCGGCAGAAGAGAAACACCCCCATAACAGGACGCTGCCACTGCCGTGCTTTAATGTAGTCTTTATTTGaggagtgtgttttttttcttgccacCATCCCATAGAGGCCAGATTTGTGGAGTGCTTGAGATATtgtggtcacatgcacacactgacCCGTCTTTGCCATAAAGACCTGAAGCTCTTTCAAAGTTGCCATTGCCTTCTAGATACCCTCTCTGATCAGTTTCCTCCTTAACCAGTCATCCAGTTAGGAGGGACGGCCTGATCTGTGTAAGGTCTGGGTGGGGCCACACGCCTTCCACTTCTCAATAATGGTCTTAACTGTGTTCCAAAGGAAAGACgaagtctttaaaaaaaaaaatcccctgaCTTGTCTTTCCACAACTTCATCTCTTAGATGTAGAAGTACATTTCTGCCCATAGTGGAttctttgctttgaattgcactATTATGCAGTCCTCTATGAATTAATGCTTTAATTTCTGAACTTATCAAAATCACTACAATTACAGATAGAGGCGAATTAGCTTGATTTGTGATCTGGAAGTTGTTTGGTTATAACTCAGACAATTTGCAATTGCAATGCTAAAGAGAGTGGGGGAGTTCccatatcaaaataaactattttacGGTTTTCATTAGAATAAATTTTCAcaccttttaattttttttcacttGATATGGTGGGTTACTGTGCGTAAATAAAGCAGGAAAAGTCAGATTTTATGTGGTTTCATTTCAGGTtataaggcaacaaaaggtgaacattttgaaaggggtggtcactttctatacccactgtatctAACATCTTCACAAACATTGTAGAAGTTCCCACCCAAATGATGTCTGTATTGGCTAAATCTAGTGGTCCATTCAgatgaatgactgactgaaataTCCAATTGTCTTTCTTGACAATATTTGCTATACTCTCATGTCCATCACCAACTTTGTCTCTGGTTTTCCCATAGTGCAGCTTTTTTGAGGTGGAAATCTTTTCATTCCATTTCCAGTTTCGGTCAAGAAAATAAACTCAGTGTTAATCACTGCATTGATGTAATGACATTTTACAAAGTATCATTCTACCCTTGTAATTCACTGGAATGCAGTTGACACTAGTCAAGATGTCATGGACTGAGGCTCAATATAAAAGTAGCTATCACTAAGGTTTTCATTGAAGCCCATTTGGTTCAATGAGTTAATAAGGCAACCAGCTCAGACAATACAAAAATATCACCAGAGTTTAGATGATATCCAGAGATTAATGACATTTCACCGGTTACAGAAAAGTCATTGTCAACTAACAAAACGTATGTGAATTCTCCAACTACCCATCAGGCTTGACCTCTTTGTCAACAGAATTTGACTAACTTCACAAAACGACTATTCCCTATTCCGAACACTGTCAAAGGACCTCTGCATGAACTCTGCTAAAAGAAGCCAGCAGCTGGTGATCATGAATTCTGTGAAATCTTAgctttatatttgttttaccaGTTGCCCACTATTATTATGTGTATAAAGAATGTGAAATACAGAGGACATAACCGCGGAGTCCTCAGCGGTGGCTACGGCCCTAGCTGAAGCACCGCCACTATGCCCCGTCGGTTGAGACTGGGAGGCTCCAACGTACGGTGCTTACAATCCTTGCATGGCTCTCAACCTAACGTTGATTTTATAATCAATCAGGTTAAAAATGCGTATACACAGTTTAAGCAAGCCCACCATGTTCTTCTACAGCATGCTTCAGATTGTAATCAAAGTAAACACTGCAGAAAGGGCTGTGAAAGATgttgtttattgtgttttatttgtgactgTTACATTGATTTTATATCAGTTTGTAGAAAAGTGTGTTTTCGGTCCACAGAACAATAGTGAAAACTTAATTCATAGTGTTTGGACACTAAAATGATCAAGAACAAACCCACTTTCACTTACAGCATTCAGAATGATCAAGtgctatacatttttatgtacaaacataaaattgaaagctaattaaaatgtttttctgaggCACCATAACCTTCATCTAATAAAAGTATATTAACATACACCTCTCTGTATAATGAATTAAGGCAAACAGTGTAGAGGTTAGACCAAACCTATTCAACCTTTTTTAAACGTCATTATCCTAAAAAAGGCACTTTATGAAAGTCCCATTcaattcacaaataaaacatctaTGAACTCAGTTACAGACTTTAAAATCAGACAGAATAAGGTGCACACCTGTGTGAATGCTAGTAAATAGCAACCCAAAAAAGATAGGAGATGCAgtattacaaaatattaaagAGCTACGTTTTGGATGGACAAGTTCCGTAGACTTCTTGTAAGCACCACTTAACTTACATTAAAAGAGGAAGTATCAAGAAATACTGTGGCTGGCTCATTAGGAAATACAACCTAAAATACATTAGGGAAGCCTGTGGAAAATGTTCACAGATATTTTGCTACATCatactttttccatttttatccaaacacaaattaaaaataaaatcagcaaaGGATCAGAATAAGCTTTTTAGGTGTTTAAATGTACTGAACAAtgcattataataataaattgtacaATACATTATAGTCATAGGGTCACAACTCAATGAACACATTGCTATTGCTTACATCTTTCCACTACAGTCATTATCAATTCACCATAGGGCCGCCTTTTCTTTAAACATTTCTACTTTTATATGCTTTTCAAGGTTTAAAGTTGCATTTCAACAATATTATTCTATGGTTGTTCCATGGCAAATTAGTAGcattatatgaaaatataaaatgtgtaaaactaAAGCATACAGTTTCTTTATACTGTAATAGTTTTTTCATATCCACTTGGCTTTCCTGAGATGTTCAATTGGCAAATATACACAGTCATACAGtggaaaatacacacacacacacgtttgtatggctatcctcatggggaccagaaaatagaaattgcatgctccttTGCCGTaatcctaacctcaataaactaacatttatgcctaaaccttacctagatgtaatgcttaaccttaaccaacaacgcctggaccttaaagaaactccaattctaactctaaaattaattgtaagtttgaccctgagccggaaattgactttttcctcatggggaccggcaattttttctggttttactatactcatggggacatttgatccccatgagtatagttagaccacacacacacacacacacacacacacacacacacacaccacacacacacacacacacacacacacacacacacacacacacacacacacacacacacacacacacacacacacacacacacacacacacacacacacacacacacacacacacacacacacacacacacacacacacacacacacacacacacacacacacacacacacacacacacacacacacacacacacacacacacacacaatattcaaaatgaaagaccatttgaaaaaaaaaaaagtaagtaCAGTCAAGTACAAGTTTGCTAATCACAAAAGACGCTGGCATCTGTAGTGGTACTTCATAAGGTAACACCACTGTTCAGTCATTTACAGCTACAGAAAAATACCCTGACTATTTGTACCCAAACTGCCAAAAAGTACAAATGTGCTTATTTTTAGGGCACTATTACAGTGACAAAGCTGACCATTACTTTTAGGTGCCAAAACACAAGGTAGCTCAGTGTTGTCTTAGGACTACAATATTAACCATAGCTCTTTGTCACATGCTCTTATGTCAGCCTTCATAAAGACTTCAGAACTGGCACTGGAGATGACCAAACAATTACATAtccagaccaaagcacagaaaCTGGTACAATACATCCACTCATGTGTGGCCAACAGTAACTAACTGAAAGCCAATGGTAACAACCTTTATACTCCGAATATTGGGTATAAAAGTATACCATCATTATAGATTAAGATATTTGCAATTGCAACCAAAACAGTACCAACCATGCGAGAACAAATCGCTCTCTCTCAAGGTACATAACATGTATTTTCCTAAATCTTATAAGCCATGGTCCCTAACAGTCCCCTTTCTTTCCTAGTCTAAAGTTGCCCAGAATCAATAATTATTTACCTTACATTCTTGGTCACAATACAGCAAAGTAGTAAAATTGCagcaaatcattttatttccatGTAAAAATACTAAATAACTTCTTTGCTGCAGTAGCGTAGACCTAAAAGCAGTCCCTCCCTATCCTAAAAGAGCATCGTAGTCTATATACCAGACTAGAGTGCCGCTGGTCGGATGGATCCCGGTGACGGGCCAGCTGTTTGGTTTGTCCTTGACTCGGCTAAGTTGGGTGATCAGCTCATGTTTGCTCTTGCCCATCGTCAGGATGGCAACTTTCTGGGCCCGGTTGATAGCCCTGAGGGTGAGGCTCATGCGCTGGTGAGGCTTGGCCGGACTCTCGGTGAGGGCTACCAAACTGTTCCCGTGGGCTTCCAGCTTGCTGCCCGGGAACAGGGAGGCGGTGTGCCCATCGTGGCCAactcccagcaggacaaagtgGAACCTGGAGCCGTTCACCAGCTGGCTGATCTCTCGCTCGTAGAGCAGCGCCCCACCGTCCTCCTCCACACACAACCGCTGGTTCATCTGCACCGGCATGGGGTGGATGTTGAAGTAGGGCATCTTCACGTGCTGGAGCAGGTGGTCATGCACGGTGCGGAAATTGGAGTCCAGCTCCGTGAGAGGCACGCATCGCTCGTCCACCATCCACACGTGGGTGTCCCTCCAGGGGAAAGTGTACTGGTGTTGCGCCAGCCGCTGGAAAAGAGCTAAGGGGCTGGAGCCCCCAGACAGGGCCAGGTGGAAGCGACCACTTTCCCTTACCGCTTTCTCCGCCGCGGCTTGCAGGTCGTCGGCCAGCCTGACGATGAGCTCCTCGGACCAGGCGGATACCATGTCGTTGTTGCGGTACTTACCCTGCATCACCTGGAAGCTCTGCCCCCCAGACCCGCCCGTGAAATCCTGGTTGATGAAGACCAACGCGTCGTTAGCGAATGTCACCTTTCGTCCCAACAGTTTAAAGTCCAGCATGTTGCCGTTTTCCACACCGCCAGGGTAGATCCGGGGGGGCGCTTTGGCCAGGCTGTGCAGGAGAGGTGTCCAGAAACCCCAAGAGGCCAGCAAGTTCTCGGCACTGATGAAGCTGTCCTTCCGGCCCTGGAAGATTTGCGA
This sequence is a window from Esox lucius isolate fEsoLuc1 chromosome 17, fEsoLuc1.pri, whole genome shotgun sequence. Protein-coding genes within it:
- the LOC117592947 gene encoding uncharacterized protein LOC117592947, producing the protein MLHYALVYVAYHTSRWLPRDQRLKYQIINAIFVALVLFPQLYVLTRPKSSRFCHQPLLNNLTAFIVLSFMATGFAVTFTLMDPVPQRFRAAYHAFGLLSFGQGLCTMALTLTAQQCVKTTPELYYLSSILSLACILSTAFFLMKGGLWVTTQRLSLLGQRGNNI